From Candidatus Nitricoxidivorans perseverans, the proteins below share one genomic window:
- a CDS encoding endonuclease/exonuclease/phosphatase family protein: protein MDDNPGVSSPVLHIATYNIHKGFSQFNRRMVVHELRERLRELDPDIAFLQEVQGLHLGHAEAHEDWPEEPQHEFLAAEVWQSTAYGRNVIYEHGHHGNAILSRLPILASHNQDVTHLRFERRGLLHCAVDVPGMARQLHCVCAHLSLFGRSRRRQIDALATRLETIVPAGAPLIVAGDFNDWRNSAHDLLAERMGLIEVFAGIKGRPPRSYPSALPVLRLDRIYVRGFHIETAQVLFGPPWSEISDHAALSATLIPE from the coding sequence ATGGACGATAATCCGGGCGTGTCGAGCCCAGTCCTTCACATCGCGACCTACAACATCCACAAGGGATTTTCGCAGTTCAACCGCCGCATGGTGGTCCACGAGCTGCGGGAGCGGTTGCGCGAGCTCGACCCCGACATCGCCTTCCTCCAGGAGGTACAGGGGCTGCACCTGGGCCATGCCGAGGCGCACGAGGACTGGCCCGAGGAACCACAGCACGAATTCCTCGCCGCCGAGGTCTGGCAGAGCACCGCCTACGGCCGCAACGTCATCTACGAGCACGGCCACCACGGCAACGCGATCCTCTCGCGCCTGCCCATCCTCGCCTCGCACAACCAGGATGTCACCCATCTGCGCTTCGAGCGGCGAGGCCTGCTCCATTGCGCCGTCGACGTGCCCGGCATGGCGCGGCAGCTGCACTGCGTCTGCGCCCATCTTTCGCTGTTCGGCCGCTCCCGCCGCCGACAGATCGACGCCCTGGCAACGCGTCTGGAAACCATCGTGCCGGCCGGCGCGCCGTTGATCGTCGCCGGCGACTTCAACGACTGGCGCAACAGCGCCCACGACCTGCTGGCCGAGCGGATGGGACTGATCGAGGTGTTTGCCGGCATCAAGGGCCGGCCGCCGAGGAGCTATCCGAGCGCCTTGCCGGTGCTGCGCCTCGACCGCATCTACGTGCGCGGCTTTCACATCGAAACGGCGCAGGTGCTTTTCGGCCCGCCCTGGTCCGAGAT